A stretch of the Solanum dulcamara chromosome 6, daSolDulc1.2, whole genome shotgun sequence genome encodes the following:
- the LOC129892644 gene encoding cytochrome b561 domain-containing protein At4g18260 has translation MLSFQIILHGFLLWASMGFLMPIGILVIRMSNRHEECGTRLKIIHAILQVLSFLLVTAAAIMSIGNFDNSFTNNHQRIGLAVYAAIWLQAATGILKPDRESKGRSIWFSVHWLLGVTVSLLGIINIYTGLQSYHTRTMRSTSVWNLAFTVEIVVILFIYLLQEKWPYIKQIRSNLVNETATTNGVRNIFSR, from the exons ATGTTGTCATTTCAAATTATTCTACATGGATTTCTTCTCTGGGCTTCCATGGGTTTCTTGATGCCTATTGGAATTCTTGTAATAAGAATGTCAAATAGACACGAAGAATGTGGAACAAGGCTAAAGATTATTCATGCTATTTTACAG GTACTATCTTTTCTACTTGTAACAGCAGCAGCAATCATGTCAATAGGAAACTTTGACAACTCTTTCACAAATAATCACCAAAGGATTGGCTTAGCTGTTTATGCTGCCATATGGCTGCAAGCAGCCACTGGGATTTTGAAGCCTGACAG AGAAAGCAAAGGAAGGAGTATATGGTTTTCAGTTCACTGGCTTCTTGGAGTTACAGTTTCTTTACTGGGAATTATCAACATATATACAGGTTTGCAGTCATATCACACAAGAACAATGAGAAGCACAAGTGTTTGGAACCTGGCTTTTACTGTTGAGATTGTTGTTATCCTTTTCATCTATCTGCTCCAAGAAAAATGGCCCTATATAAAGCAAATCAGGAGTAATTTAGTCAATGAAACAGCAACGACAAACGGAGTAAGGAACATCTTCAGCAGATGA
- the LOC129891999 gene encoding phytochrome C isoform X1 — protein sequence MSSSSTTNKTNCSRGSSARSRHGARVMAQTSVDAKLHVEFEASEQQFDYSSSVNLSNSTSNVPSSTVSNYLQKMQRGSLIQPFGCMIAIDEHNFAVIAYSENAPEMLDLTPHAVPNIEQQEALTFGTDVRKLFRSSGASALEKAASFGELSLLNPILVHCKNSGKPFYAILHRIDVGLVIDLEPVNPDDVPVTTAGALKSYKLAAKAIAKLQSLPSGDISLLCDVLVREVNHLTGYDRVMVYKFHEDEHGEVVAECRTPELEPYLGLHYPATDIPQASRFLFMKNKVRMICDCLAPPIRVIQDPRLAQSLSLGGSTLRAPHCCHAQYMTNMGTVASMAVSVMISEKDDELDSDQQVGRKLWGLVVCHHTCPRFLPFPLRYACEFLVQVFSVQINKEVEMAAQLKEKKILQTQTVLCDMLLRDAPMGIVTQSPNVMDLVKCDGAALYYRNKLWLRGVTPTESQIRDIVQWLHESHGDSTGLNTDSLMEAGCPGASVLGDAVCGMAAVKITSKDFLFWFRSHTAKEIKWGGAKHLPGDKDDGRKMHPRSSFKAFLDVVKRRSLPWEDVEMDAIHSLQLILRGSLQDGAADFSKMIVNVPAVDTSIDRVDELHIVTNEMVRLIETASIPILAVDASGRINGWNSKVSELTGLPIENAIGVPLVDLVIDGTTNAIKGVLSLALQGKEEKNVEIKLRTLGPQEKVGSITIVANACCSRDVKQNIVGVCFIGQDITGLKLIKDKYSRIQGDYVGIVRSPSPLIPPIFVMDEHGRCIEWNDAMHKLTGSKREEVIDQMLLGEVFTVNNFGCRVKDQDTLTKLRILLNRVIAGGEGEKLFFGLFNKQEKYIEALISANKRVDGDGRVTGVLCFLHVPSPELQYAMHVQKLSEQAAKNSLKKLAYVRLELKNPLNGINCIQNLLKSSDLSKEQRNLLKTSAMCQEQLAKIIDDTDIESIEECYMEMNSCEFNLGEVVTVVINQVMILSQERKVQVTWDSPIEVSQLYLIGDNLRLQQVLSDFLTTAILFTPFEDSSVHFGVIPRKERIGKKIYVMHLEFRITHPAPGIPDELIQHMFHYSRSISREGLGLYISQKLVKLMDGTVQYLREAERSSFIILVEYPLMEKIND from the exons ATGTCTTCTAGCTCTACAACAAACAAGACGAATTGCTCCAGGGGCAGTTCAGCTAGATCTAGGCATGGTGCTAGAGTTATGGCTCAGACTTCAGTTGATGCAAAGCTCCATGTGGAGTTTGAAGCGTCTGAGCAACAGTTTGATTACTCTAGTTCAGTTAACTTGTCTAATTCCACTAGCAATGTTCCATCTTCAACTGTATCTAATTATCTCCAGAAAATGCAAAGGGGAAGTCTAATTCAGCCGTTTGGCTGTATGATTGCCATCGATGAGCACAACTTTGCTGTCATAGCGTATAGCGAAAATGCACCAGAAATGTTGGACTTGACGCCTCATGCAGTTCCAAACATCGAACAGCAAGAGGCGCTGACTTTTGGAACTGATGTCAGGAAACTGTTTCGATCTTCAGGTGCTTCTGCTCTTGAAAAAGCAGCCAGCTTTGGAGAACTTAGTTTGCTAAATCCTATTTTGGTTCATTGTAAAAACTCAGGCAAGCCTTTCTATGCAATTTTGCACCGCATTGATGTTGGATTAGTAATAGATTTGGAACCTGTGAATCCAGATGATGTCCCTGTAACTACAGCAGGAGCTTTGAAATCTTATAAGCTAGCAGCTAAAGCCATTGCAAAATTGCAATCTTTGCCAAGCGGGGATATATCATTGTTATGTGATGTATTAGTTAGAGAAGTGAATCATTTGACAGGCTATGATCGTGTTATGGTTTATAAATTCCACGAGGATGAACATGGGGAAGTAGTTGCTGAATGCCGTACGCCTGAACTAGAACCTTATCTTGGCTTGCATTACCCTGCTACAGATATACCACAAGCTTCAAGATTTCTCTTCATGAAGAATAAGGTTAGGATGATATGTGATTGCTTAGCTCCACCAATTAGGGTGATTCAAGACCCAAGATTGGCTCAATCACTGAGCCTTGGTGGATCCACATTAAGAGCTCCCCATTGCTGTCATGCACAATACATGACCAATATGGGTACTGTTGCATCTATGGCGGTGTCTGTGATGATTAGTGAGAAAGATGATGAGTTGGATAGTGACCAGCAAGTGGGAAGAAAACTGTGGGGTTTGGTAGTTTGCCATCACACTTGCCCTAGATTTCTTCCTTTTCCTTTGAGGTACGCGTGTGAGTTCTTGGTTCAAGTTTTCAGTGTTCAGATCAATAAGGAAGTGGAAATGGCAGCTCAACTTAAGGAAAAGAAGATACTGCAAACTCAAACTGTTCTATGTGACATGCTTCTAAGAGATGCTCCCATGGGGATTGTTACTCAGTCTCCTAATGTTATGGACCTTGTAAAGTGTGACGGGGCTGCACTTTATTATAGGAACAAACTTTGGCTGCGTGGTGTTACCCCTACGGAGTCCCAAATCAGAGATATAGTTCAATGGCTTCATGAATCTCATGGTGATAGTACAGGTTTAAACACTGATAGCCTCATGGAAGCTGGCTGCCCAGGTGCTTCTGTTCTCGGTGATGCCGTATGTGGAATGGCTGCTGTAAAAATAACTTCAAAAGATTTCCTCTTCTGGTTCCGCTCCCACACAGCTAAAGAGATCAAGTGGGGTGGTGCAAAACATCTTCCTGGAGACAAGGATGACGGAAGAAAAATGCATCCAAGGTCATCATTTAAAGCCTTTCTGGATGTTGTTAAGCGGCGGAGCCTGCCTTGGGAAGATGTGGAAATGGATGCCATCCATTCCCTGCAGCTGATATTGCGAGGATCTTTGCAAGATGGGGCTGCTGATTTTTCTAAAATGATTGTGAATGTCCCTGCTGTAGATACCAGTATAGATAGAGTGGATGAACTTCATATTGTCACAAACGAAATGGTTCGTCTCATTGAGACAGCATCAATACCCATTTTGGCTGTTGATGCTTCAGGCCGTATCAATGGATGGAACTCTAAAGTTTCTGAGCTAACTGGATTGCCAATAGAGAATGCTATAGGTGTACCTTTGGTTGATTTGGTTATTGATGGTACAACAAACGCAATTAAAGGTGTCCTCTCCCTGGCTCTGCAAG GCAAGGAGGAGAAAAATGTAGAAATCAAACTTAGAACACTTGGTCCTCAAGAAAAGGTCGGATCAATTACAATAGTGGCTAATGCCTGCTGTAGTCGAGACGTAAAGCAAAACATTGTTGGAGTTTGCTTTATTGGACAAGATATTACTGGGCTAAAGCTGATTAAGGACAAATATAGCCGCATTCAAGGTGATTATGTTGGAATTGTCCGCAGCCCATCTCCTTTGATTCCTCCAATTTTTGTGATGGATGAACATGGAAGATGCATAGAATGGAATGATGCTATGCACAAGTTGACTGGGTCGAAGAGAGAGGAGGTCATTGATCAAATGCTTCTTGGTGAAGTTTTCACGGTCAATAACTTCGGTTGCAGGGTAAAAGATCAAGACACGTTAACCAAGCTCAGGATATTATTGAATAGAGTAATTGCTGGTGGGGAAGGTGAGAAATTGTTTTTCGGGTTATTTAATAAACAGGAGAAGTATATTGAAGCCTTAATCTCTGCAAATAAAAGGGTTGATGGCGATGGTCGGGTAACTGGGGTCTTGTGCTTCCTTCATGTGCCTAGTCCAGAACTTCAATATGCAATGCATGTGCAAAAGCTGTCAGAACAAGCTGCTAAAAATAGTCTTAAAAAGTTGGCTTATGTTCGTCTTGAACTAAAAAACCCGTTAAATGGGATAAACTGCATACAGAATCTGCTGAAATCTTCTGATTTAAGCAAGGAACAAAGGAATTTGCTGAAGACAAGCGCAATGTGTCAAGAACAACTAGCCAAGATCATTGATGACACTGATATTGAGAGTATTGAGGAATG CTATATGGAAATGAACTCATGTGAgttcaatcttggagaagttgTTACAGTGGTCATTAATCAAGTTATGATTCTAAGTCAGGAGCGCAAGGTTCAGGTCACATGGGACTCGCCCATCGAAGTATCACAGCTGTACCTGATTGGTGACAATTTGAGGCTTCAACAAGTCCTTTCTGACTTTTTGACCACAGCTATCCTCTTTACTCCCTTTGAAGACTCCTCTGTGCATTTCGGAGTAATTCCAAGGAAGGAACGTATAGGGAAGAAGATTTACGTCATGCATCTTGAATTTCG GATCACTCATCCAGCCCCAGGGATACCTGATGAGCTAATTCAACATATGTTCCACTACAGTCGGAGCATATCAAGGGAAGGCCTTGGCCTATACATCAGCCAGAAACTTGTTAAACTCATGGATGGCACCGTTCAGTATCTTCGCGAGGCAGAGAGATCATCATTCATTATCTTAGTTGAATATCCACTGATGGAGAAGATCAACGACTAA
- the LOC129892582 gene encoding alpha-1,6-mannosyl-glycoprotein 2-beta-N-acetylglucosaminyltransferase, translated as MASCKKGRMKDAVFRRLVSLALISMFGIVLILILLRTNTISSLINNDTYESSQSIETIEAKIPKLLLQNELSVSLHKRNQIPPRNLDLYPKLGKDHVVLVLYVHNRPQYLQIVIDSLSRVEGINETVLIISHDGYFEEMNKIVEGIKFCQVKQIFAPYSPHIFSNSFPGVSPRDCKDKDDPIEKHCEGTPDQYGNHRSPKIVSLKHHWWWMMNTVWDGLTETRHHSGHILFIEEDHFIYPNAYRNMQLLAELKSKKCPDCYAANLAPSEVKSRGEGWESLVAERMGNVGYAFNRTVWRKIHNKAAGFCSFDDYNWDITMWSTVYPSFGSPVYTLRGSRTSAVHFGKCGLHQGHSRNLACMDNGGVNIVVNEIDKVANIKPDWEVRKYEHQAGYQAGFKGWGGWGDVRDRELCMEFAKMYV; from the coding sequence ATGGCTTCATGTAAAAAAGGAAGAATGAAAGATGCAGTTTTTAGGCGTTTAGTATCTCTAGCATTGATATCTATGTTTGGAatagttttgattttgattCTCCTTCGGACCAATACAATTTCTAGTTTGATAAACAATGACACTTACGAGAGTAGTCAAAGTATTGAAACTATTGAAGCGAAAATTCCGAAACTCCTCTTGCAAAATGAGTTGTCAGTTAGCTTGCATAAGAGAAATCAGATCCCTCCAAGAAACTTGGATTTGTATCCAAAGTTAGGGAAAGATCATGTAGTTCTTGTTTTGTATGTTCATAACCGGCCCCAGTATCTTCAAATCGTGATCGACAGTCTTTCTCGCGTGGAAGGAATCAATGAGACTGTGCTGATTATTAGTCATGATGGATATTTTGAAGAGATGAACAAGATTGTGGAAGGCATCAAGTTCTGTCAAGTGAAACAAATATTTGCCCCTTACTCACCTCACATCTTTTCCAATAGCTTTCCAGGTGTATCTCCTAGAGATTGTAAAGATAAAGATGATCCAATTGAGAAACATTGTGAGGGAACTCCTGATCAGTATGGGAACCACCGGTCGCCAAAAATTGTCTCATTGAAGCATCATTGGTGGTGGATGATGAATACTGTGTGGGATGGGCTAACGGAGACTCGTCACCACTCAGGTCATATTCTTTTCATAGAAGAAGACCATTTCATTTATCCCAATGCATATCGCAATATGCAGTTACTTGCAGAGTTGAAGTCAAAAAAGTGCCCCGACTGTTATGCTGCCAATCTAGCGCCATCTGAAGTGAAGTCAAGGGGAGAGGGATGGGAATCTTTAGTTGCAGAAAGGATGGGCAATGTGGGCTATGCATTTAACCGGACAGTGTGGAGGAAAATTCATAATAAGGCAGCAGGATTTTGCTCTTTTGATGATTATAATTGGGATATAACAATGTGGTCGACGGTTTATCCTTCATTTGGTTCTCCAGTTTACACATTACGAGGGTCTAGGACTAGTGCTGTTCATTTTGGGAAATGTGGTTTGCATCAAGGTCATAGTCGTAATCTAGCTTGTATGGACAATGGCGGTGTGAATATTGTTGTCAATGAAATTGATAAAGTCGCAAATATCAAACCAGACTGGGAAGTTAGGAAATATGAGCACCAGGCAGGATATCAGGCTGGTTTCAAGGGATGGGGAGGCTGGGGAGATGTACGGGATCGTGAATTGTGTATGGAGTTTGCTAAAATGTATGTCTGA
- the LOC129891999 gene encoding phytochrome C isoform X2, with product MQRGSLIQPFGCMIAIDEHNFAVIAYSENAPEMLDLTPHAVPNIEQQEALTFGTDVRKLFRSSGASALEKAASFGELSLLNPILVHCKNSGKPFYAILHRIDVGLVIDLEPVNPDDVPVTTAGALKSYKLAAKAIAKLQSLPSGDISLLCDVLVREVNHLTGYDRVMVYKFHEDEHGEVVAECRTPELEPYLGLHYPATDIPQASRFLFMKNKVRMICDCLAPPIRVIQDPRLAQSLSLGGSTLRAPHCCHAQYMTNMGTVASMAVSVMISEKDDELDSDQQVGRKLWGLVVCHHTCPRFLPFPLRYACEFLVQVFSVQINKEVEMAAQLKEKKILQTQTVLCDMLLRDAPMGIVTQSPNVMDLVKCDGAALYYRNKLWLRGVTPTESQIRDIVQWLHESHGDSTGLNTDSLMEAGCPGASVLGDAVCGMAAVKITSKDFLFWFRSHTAKEIKWGGAKHLPGDKDDGRKMHPRSSFKAFLDVVKRRSLPWEDVEMDAIHSLQLILRGSLQDGAADFSKMIVNVPAVDTSIDRVDELHIVTNEMVRLIETASIPILAVDASGRINGWNSKVSELTGLPIENAIGVPLVDLVIDGTTNAIKGVLSLALQGKEEKNVEIKLRTLGPQEKVGSITIVANACCSRDVKQNIVGVCFIGQDITGLKLIKDKYSRIQGDYVGIVRSPSPLIPPIFVMDEHGRCIEWNDAMHKLTGSKREEVIDQMLLGEVFTVNNFGCRVKDQDTLTKLRILLNRVIAGGEGEKLFFGLFNKQEKYIEALISANKRVDGDGRVTGVLCFLHVPSPELQYAMHVQKLSEQAAKNSLKKLAYVRLELKNPLNGINCIQNLLKSSDLSKEQRNLLKTSAMCQEQLAKIIDDTDIESIEECYMEMNSCEFNLGEVVTVVINQVMILSQERKVQVTWDSPIEVSQLYLIGDNLRLQQVLSDFLTTAILFTPFEDSSVHFGVIPRKERIGKKIYVMHLEFRITHPAPGIPDELIQHMFHYSRSISREGLGLYISQKLVKLMDGTVQYLREAERSSFIILVEYPLMEKIND from the exons ATGCAAAGGGGAAGTCTAATTCAGCCGTTTGGCTGTATGATTGCCATCGATGAGCACAACTTTGCTGTCATAGCGTATAGCGAAAATGCACCAGAAATGTTGGACTTGACGCCTCATGCAGTTCCAAACATCGAACAGCAAGAGGCGCTGACTTTTGGAACTGATGTCAGGAAACTGTTTCGATCTTCAGGTGCTTCTGCTCTTGAAAAAGCAGCCAGCTTTGGAGAACTTAGTTTGCTAAATCCTATTTTGGTTCATTGTAAAAACTCAGGCAAGCCTTTCTATGCAATTTTGCACCGCATTGATGTTGGATTAGTAATAGATTTGGAACCTGTGAATCCAGATGATGTCCCTGTAACTACAGCAGGAGCTTTGAAATCTTATAAGCTAGCAGCTAAAGCCATTGCAAAATTGCAATCTTTGCCAAGCGGGGATATATCATTGTTATGTGATGTATTAGTTAGAGAAGTGAATCATTTGACAGGCTATGATCGTGTTATGGTTTATAAATTCCACGAGGATGAACATGGGGAAGTAGTTGCTGAATGCCGTACGCCTGAACTAGAACCTTATCTTGGCTTGCATTACCCTGCTACAGATATACCACAAGCTTCAAGATTTCTCTTCATGAAGAATAAGGTTAGGATGATATGTGATTGCTTAGCTCCACCAATTAGGGTGATTCAAGACCCAAGATTGGCTCAATCACTGAGCCTTGGTGGATCCACATTAAGAGCTCCCCATTGCTGTCATGCACAATACATGACCAATATGGGTACTGTTGCATCTATGGCGGTGTCTGTGATGATTAGTGAGAAAGATGATGAGTTGGATAGTGACCAGCAAGTGGGAAGAAAACTGTGGGGTTTGGTAGTTTGCCATCACACTTGCCCTAGATTTCTTCCTTTTCCTTTGAGGTACGCGTGTGAGTTCTTGGTTCAAGTTTTCAGTGTTCAGATCAATAAGGAAGTGGAAATGGCAGCTCAACTTAAGGAAAAGAAGATACTGCAAACTCAAACTGTTCTATGTGACATGCTTCTAAGAGATGCTCCCATGGGGATTGTTACTCAGTCTCCTAATGTTATGGACCTTGTAAAGTGTGACGGGGCTGCACTTTATTATAGGAACAAACTTTGGCTGCGTGGTGTTACCCCTACGGAGTCCCAAATCAGAGATATAGTTCAATGGCTTCATGAATCTCATGGTGATAGTACAGGTTTAAACACTGATAGCCTCATGGAAGCTGGCTGCCCAGGTGCTTCTGTTCTCGGTGATGCCGTATGTGGAATGGCTGCTGTAAAAATAACTTCAAAAGATTTCCTCTTCTGGTTCCGCTCCCACACAGCTAAAGAGATCAAGTGGGGTGGTGCAAAACATCTTCCTGGAGACAAGGATGACGGAAGAAAAATGCATCCAAGGTCATCATTTAAAGCCTTTCTGGATGTTGTTAAGCGGCGGAGCCTGCCTTGGGAAGATGTGGAAATGGATGCCATCCATTCCCTGCAGCTGATATTGCGAGGATCTTTGCAAGATGGGGCTGCTGATTTTTCTAAAATGATTGTGAATGTCCCTGCTGTAGATACCAGTATAGATAGAGTGGATGAACTTCATATTGTCACAAACGAAATGGTTCGTCTCATTGAGACAGCATCAATACCCATTTTGGCTGTTGATGCTTCAGGCCGTATCAATGGATGGAACTCTAAAGTTTCTGAGCTAACTGGATTGCCAATAGAGAATGCTATAGGTGTACCTTTGGTTGATTTGGTTATTGATGGTACAACAAACGCAATTAAAGGTGTCCTCTCCCTGGCTCTGCAAG GCAAGGAGGAGAAAAATGTAGAAATCAAACTTAGAACACTTGGTCCTCAAGAAAAGGTCGGATCAATTACAATAGTGGCTAATGCCTGCTGTAGTCGAGACGTAAAGCAAAACATTGTTGGAGTTTGCTTTATTGGACAAGATATTACTGGGCTAAAGCTGATTAAGGACAAATATAGCCGCATTCAAGGTGATTATGTTGGAATTGTCCGCAGCCCATCTCCTTTGATTCCTCCAATTTTTGTGATGGATGAACATGGAAGATGCATAGAATGGAATGATGCTATGCACAAGTTGACTGGGTCGAAGAGAGAGGAGGTCATTGATCAAATGCTTCTTGGTGAAGTTTTCACGGTCAATAACTTCGGTTGCAGGGTAAAAGATCAAGACACGTTAACCAAGCTCAGGATATTATTGAATAGAGTAATTGCTGGTGGGGAAGGTGAGAAATTGTTTTTCGGGTTATTTAATAAACAGGAGAAGTATATTGAAGCCTTAATCTCTGCAAATAAAAGGGTTGATGGCGATGGTCGGGTAACTGGGGTCTTGTGCTTCCTTCATGTGCCTAGTCCAGAACTTCAATATGCAATGCATGTGCAAAAGCTGTCAGAACAAGCTGCTAAAAATAGTCTTAAAAAGTTGGCTTATGTTCGTCTTGAACTAAAAAACCCGTTAAATGGGATAAACTGCATACAGAATCTGCTGAAATCTTCTGATTTAAGCAAGGAACAAAGGAATTTGCTGAAGACAAGCGCAATGTGTCAAGAACAACTAGCCAAGATCATTGATGACACTGATATTGAGAGTATTGAGGAATG CTATATGGAAATGAACTCATGTGAgttcaatcttggagaagttgTTACAGTGGTCATTAATCAAGTTATGATTCTAAGTCAGGAGCGCAAGGTTCAGGTCACATGGGACTCGCCCATCGAAGTATCACAGCTGTACCTGATTGGTGACAATTTGAGGCTTCAACAAGTCCTTTCTGACTTTTTGACCACAGCTATCCTCTTTACTCCCTTTGAAGACTCCTCTGTGCATTTCGGAGTAATTCCAAGGAAGGAACGTATAGGGAAGAAGATTTACGTCATGCATCTTGAATTTCG GATCACTCATCCAGCCCCAGGGATACCTGATGAGCTAATTCAACATATGTTCCACTACAGTCGGAGCATATCAAGGGAAGGCCTTGGCCTATACATCAGCCAGAAACTTGTTAAACTCATGGATGGCACCGTTCAGTATCTTCGCGAGGCAGAGAGATCATCATTCATTATCTTAGTTGAATATCCACTGATGGAGAAGATCAACGACTAA